In Herbaspirillum seropedicae, a single window of DNA contains:
- a CDS encoding PEP-CTERM sorting domain-containing protein encodes MSIQRLSLNVSLAAILMGAALAPAHAVVIDTTSLWEGTNPVRHFGGSSSTATYGETFFAPGGALKNFTFFINTFGKSIAASARIYAWSDQPNGGSAVGKALFDRTVTLNSNSLQSFTFHTGGLALSKNASYVALLTVKDDAQPSGSYWGMLPRRSGLPYDGKFVFYNNNGDSFRLTNSTWDGLSWPNSLAWKATFNDVPEPASMALLGMGLFGLMASRRRSKSAQA; translated from the coding sequence AGCCTGGCCGCTATCCTCATGGGCGCCGCCCTTGCGCCGGCGCATGCCGTCGTCATCGATACCACATCACTCTGGGAGGGAACGAACCCCGTCCGCCACTTCGGCGGCAGCAGTTCCACCGCGACCTACGGTGAAACCTTCTTCGCACCCGGCGGAGCGCTCAAGAACTTCACGTTCTTTATCAATACTTTCGGCAAGAGCATTGCCGCCAGCGCCCGAATCTATGCATGGAGCGATCAGCCAAACGGTGGATCGGCGGTGGGCAAGGCGCTGTTCGACCGGACCGTCACGCTCAACAGCAACAGCCTGCAGTCTTTCACCTTCCATACAGGTGGCCTGGCGCTGAGCAAGAATGCGTCCTACGTGGCCCTGCTGACGGTGAAGGACGACGCTCAGCCCAGCGGTTCCTATTGGGGTATGCTCCCGCGTCGCTCCGGACTGCCTTATGACGGTAAGTTTGTTTTCTATAACAACAATGGAGATTCCTTCCGCCTCACCAACTCGACCTGGGATGGCCTCAGTTGGCCCAACTCGCTGGCCTGGAAAGCGACGTTCAACGATGTTCCTGAACCGGCCAGTATGGCCTTGCTGGGGATGGGGCTGTTCGGCTTGATGGCAAGCCGGCGCAGGAGCAAGTCTGCGCAGGCTTGA
- a CDS encoding ABC transporter permease produces MDASTLTRQAADASTDAPVQRRPSLAALLKKNPSAFTLLLIVLVVLTVALINPAFFQLAVLFDIVRACTTLGLFALGVMIVLAAGGIDVSFAAIAALTMYSITKVVMTWFPETHIAVILLAGAVGGAGLGVLNGLLVDWLKAPSLIVTIGTQYLYRGILLTFVGTVFFMNIPHAMDSFGKLTLARHDTANGLHAVLPATVLVLVLASVLTWWLLNRTLMGRAVYAVGGSLAIAERLGYKLRSVHLFVFGYAGFLSGLAGIVHVSSTRLANPFDLVGSELDVIAAVVLGGARITGGHGSVMGTLLGVLLVTLINNVLILAGVPSTWQKAIIGGFIVLAGAVFALRREK; encoded by the coding sequence ATGGACGCAAGCACCCTCACCCGTCAGGCCGCCGACGCGAGCACCGACGCACCTGTCCAGCGCCGCCCCAGCCTGGCCGCCCTGCTCAAGAAGAATCCCTCCGCCTTCACCCTGCTGCTCATCGTGCTGGTGGTGCTGACGGTGGCCTTGATCAACCCCGCCTTCTTCCAGCTGGCGGTGCTGTTCGACATCGTCCGCGCCTGCACCACGCTGGGCCTGTTCGCCCTGGGCGTGATGATCGTGCTGGCCGCCGGCGGCATCGATGTCTCCTTCGCCGCCATTGCCGCGCTGACCATGTATTCCATCACCAAGGTGGTGATGACCTGGTTCCCTGAGACGCACATCGCCGTCATCCTGCTGGCCGGCGCGGTCGGCGGCGCCGGGCTCGGTGTGCTCAATGGCTTGCTGGTGGACTGGCTCAAGGCGCCTTCGCTGATCGTCACCATCGGCACGCAGTATCTCTATCGCGGCATCCTGCTGACCTTCGTGGGCACGGTCTTCTTCATGAATATCCCCCATGCCATGGACAGCTTCGGCAAGCTGACGCTGGCTCGCCATGACACCGCCAACGGACTGCATGCCGTGCTGCCGGCCACCGTGCTGGTATTGGTGCTGGCCAGTGTGCTGACCTGGTGGCTGCTCAACCGCACCCTCATGGGCCGCGCCGTCTACGCCGTCGGCGGCAGCCTGGCCATTGCCGAGCGCCTGGGCTACAAGCTGCGCTCGGTGCATCTGTTCGTGTTTGGCTATGCGGGCTTCCTGTCGGGACTGGCGGGGATCGTGCATGTGTCCAGCACGCGCCTGGCCAATCCCTTCGACCTGGTCGGCAGCGAACTGGACGTGATCGCCGCCGTCGTGCTGGGTGGAGCGCGCATTACCGGCGGGCATGGCAGCGTGATGGGGACGCTCCTGGGCGTGTTGCTGGTGACGCTGATCAATAACGTGCTGATCCTGGCGGGGGTGCCCAGTACCTGGCAGAAGGCCATCATCGGAGGATTCATTGTGCTGGCGGGGGCGGTGTTTGCCTTGCGCAGGGAGAAGTAG